In Podospora pseudoanserina strain CBS 124.78 chromosome 5, whole genome shotgun sequence, a single window of DNA contains:
- a CDS encoding hypothetical protein (EggNog:ENOG503PD2M), whose amino-acid sequence MDVEALLRKRSSEVSIEVFDPDHYHLLVKAIQNILSTELAELSIAQLIDGVPLMMWVFEGRDVYSRKATHCLNTRIFIMQAYQISEIGSGEFKMRLVELTAVAVHNLAVLVYQGHPKFHSQEEIDKTVSCTVPPRWIEDDGLKLHWEKVIEPHPTLFYRIDYLDHDRYTHGLADVVGYWAEDRNFGGVVLFEKGDYPELQEAFDELTNYESEESFVVTLEYDERGLPIVTKSPRDPGASEDNMSQASSGKRRKLEDGSGKIPPAPSELLLVSPPSLGSPPPLDSPPPLSSPRLCSAEPLELSSSPDAREAPGSESVSLHDKDATANVDIESKE is encoded by the exons ATGGATGTCGAAGCGCTGCTGCGAAAGAGGTCTTCCGAGGTGTCGATCGAAGTGTTTGATCCTGATCACTATCACTTGCTCGTCAAGGCTATTCAGAACATTCTTTCAACAGAGCTGGCTGAGTTGAGCATAGCGCAGCTGATTGATGGCGTTCCTTTGATGATGTGGGTCTTTGAAGGCCGCGATGTCTACTCGAGAAAGGCCACCCATTGCTTGAACACGAGAATCTTT ATCATGCAAGCATATCAGATTTCTGAGATTGGGTCAGGGGAGTTCAAGATGAGGTTGGTCGAACTGACCGCCGTCGCGGTACACAACCTAGCGGTTCTTGTATACCAAGGACATCCAAAGTTCCACAGCCAGGAGGAAATCGACAAAACTGTATCCTGCACAGTTCCGCCTCGATGGATAGAGGACGATGGACTTAAACTGCACTGGGAGAAAGTCATTGAACCCCACCCAACGCTCTTCTATCGTATTGATTATCTCGATCATGACCGCTACACCCATGGTCTTGCCGATGTAGTTGGCTACTGGGCAGAGGATCGCAattttggtggtgtcgttCTGTTTGAGAAAGGCGACTATCCAGAGTTACAGGAGGCTTTTGATGAACTCACAAACTATGAATCTGAGGAATCCTTCGTCGTCACTCTAGAGTATGACGAAAGGGGCTTGCCAATTGTCACCAAGAGCCCTAGGGACCCAGGGGCTTCAGAAGACAACATGTCCCAGGCATCAAGTGGCAAGCGTAGGAAACTTGAAGATGGATCTGGAAAAATACCGCCGGCGCCCTCTGAATTACTCTTAGTCTCGCCGCCTTCTCTaggctcaccaccccctttgGACTCTCCGCCGCCCCTTAGCTCACCTCGTCTTTGCTCGGCAGAACCACTGGAACTATCATCTTCACCCGACGCAA GAGAAGCACCAGGCTCAGAGAGCGTCTCGCTCCATGACAAGGATGCCACTGCAAATGTTGACATTGAGTCCAAGGAATAA